Proteins encoded together in one Pseudomonas sp. ADAK13 window:
- a CDS encoding osmoprotectant ABC transporter ATP-binding protein OsmV, producing the protein MIELQNLTKTFQSNGKTITAVDSVSLTVNEGEICVFLGPSGCGKSTTLKMINRLIKPTSGKILINGEDTTDLDEVTLRRNIGYVIQQIGLFPNMTIEENIVVVPKLLGWDKQKCHDRARELMSMIKLEPKQYLHRYPRELSGGQQQRIGVIRALAADAPLLLMDEPFGAVDPINREMIQNEFFEMQRALNKTVIMVSHDIDEAIKLGDKIAIFRAGKLLQIDHPDTLLAHPADEFVSNFVGQDSTLKRLLLVKAEDAADNAPSVSPETPVAEALEQMDELDRRYVVVTDAENKALGYVRRRDLHRQTGTCGQYLREFNATAAYDEHLRILLSRMYEFNRSWLPVMDAERVFLGEVTQESIAEYLSSGKSRGGKTSIVSPAETALA; encoded by the coding sequence ATGATCGAACTTCAAAACCTGACCAAGACCTTCCAAAGCAACGGCAAAACCATCACCGCCGTTGATTCCGTAAGCCTGACCGTCAACGAAGGCGAGATTTGCGTATTCCTCGGCCCGTCGGGTTGCGGCAAGAGCACCACGCTGAAGATGATCAACCGCCTGATCAAGCCGACCTCCGGCAAGATCCTGATCAATGGCGAAGACACCACCGACCTCGACGAAGTGACCCTGCGTCGCAACATCGGCTATGTGATCCAGCAGATCGGCCTGTTCCCGAACATGACCATCGAAGAAAACATCGTGGTGGTGCCCAAGCTGCTGGGCTGGGACAAGCAGAAATGCCACGACCGCGCCCGCGAGTTGATGAGCATGATCAAGCTGGAGCCCAAGCAGTACCTGCACCGCTACCCGCGTGAGCTGTCGGGTGGCCAGCAACAGCGGATCGGCGTGATCCGCGCCCTGGCGGCGGATGCCCCGCTGCTGCTGATGGATGAACCGTTCGGCGCGGTCGACCCGATCAACCGCGAGATGATCCAGAACGAGTTCTTCGAGATGCAACGCGCGCTGAACAAGACCGTGATCATGGTCAGCCACGACATCGACGAAGCCATCAAGCTGGGCGACAAGATCGCGATCTTCCGCGCCGGCAAGCTGCTGCAGATCGATCACCCGGACACCCTGCTGGCCCACCCTGCCGACGAATTCGTCAGCAACTTTGTTGGCCAGGACAGCACCCTCAAGCGCCTGTTGCTGGTGAAAGCCGAAGATGCGGCGGACAACGCGCCGTCGGTCAGCCCGGAGACGCCGGTGGCGGAGGCCCTGGAGCAGATGGACGAACTGGACCGTCGCTACGTGGTGGTCACCGATGCCGAGAACAAGGCGCTGGGTTATGTACGACGTCGCGACCTGCACCGTCAGACCGGCACCTGCGGCCAGTACCTGCGCGAGTTCAACGCCACGGCGGCGTATGACGAGCATTTGCGCATCCTGTTGTCGCGCATGTACGAGTTCAACCGCTCGTGGTTGCCGGTGATGGACGCGGAGCGGGTGTTCCTCGGGGAAGTGACCCAGGAGTCGATTGCCGAGTACCTGAGCTCCGGTAAGTCCCGTGGGGGCAAGACCAGCATTGTTTCGCCGGCCGAGACAGCACTGGCCTGA
- a CDS encoding ABC transporter substrate-binding protein → MKMLPLQAAIAAALLSVAVGISAKPLVVCTEASPEGFDPVLYTTAVTADAAAETMFNRLVDFKPGTTEVIPALAKDLPEISADGLTYTFHLRDDIKFHTTDYFKPTRNLNADDVLWSFQRQLDPKHPWHKKSNVGYPYFESMGFKELLKSVEKTDDHTVVFTLTRPEAPFLADLAMAFSSIHSAEYADQLLKSGKTDDLNAKPIGTGPFIFTRYAKDAQVRFKANPDYFRGKPPADPLILAITTDNNVRLQKLKANECQIALYPKPDDVPSMKADPNLKVAELAAMTTAYTAMNTTHKYMSDARVRHAINIAFDKKGYNESLYGKGNAVDATGPYPPTLLGFSDKLKNPPRDLDKARALLKEAGVPEGTEITLFTRNGGGPTNPNPMLGAQRMQADLAQIGLKVNIKVMEWGEMLKRAKNGEHDMVSAGWAGDNGDPDNFLTPNLSCDAAKNGENYARWCNKEFQDLIDKARAIAEPAQRAALYEQAMDVFDKDQPWIPMAYPKMFTAMRKNVEGYTQSPLTTNNFATTQVK, encoded by the coding sequence ATGAAAATGCTCCCGTTACAAGCTGCCATTGCCGCTGCGCTGTTGAGCGTCGCGGTCGGCATCTCGGCCAAACCGTTGGTCGTCTGCACCGAAGCCAGCCCGGAAGGTTTCGATCCGGTCCTGTACACCACGGCTGTCACCGCTGACGCCGCGGCTGAAACCATGTTCAACCGCCTGGTGGACTTCAAGCCCGGCACCACCGAAGTGATCCCGGCGCTCGCCAAGGACCTGCCGGAAATCAGTGCCGATGGCCTGACCTACACCTTTCACCTGCGCGACGACATCAAGTTCCACACCACCGACTACTTCAAACCCACGCGCAACCTGAACGCCGACGACGTGCTCTGGAGCTTCCAGCGCCAGCTGGACCCGAAACACCCTTGGCACAAAAAGTCCAACGTGGGCTACCCGTACTTTGAAAGCATGGGCTTCAAGGAACTGCTCAAGAGCGTAGAGAAGACCGACGACCACACCGTGGTCTTCACCCTGACCCGCCCTGAAGCACCGTTCCTGGCCGACCTGGCCATGGCGTTTTCCTCGATCCACTCCGCCGAATACGCCGACCAGTTGCTCAAGTCCGGCAAGACCGATGACCTGAACGCCAAGCCCATCGGCACCGGCCCGTTCATCTTCACCCGCTACGCCAAAGACGCCCAAGTGCGCTTCAAGGCCAACCCGGACTACTTCCGTGGCAAGCCGCCGGCCGATCCGCTGATCCTGGCCATCACCACCGACAACAACGTGCGCCTGCAAAAGCTCAAGGCCAACGAATGCCAGATCGCGCTGTATCCAAAACCGGATGACGTGCCGAGCATGAAGGCCGACCCGAACCTGAAGGTCGCGGAACTGGCGGCGATGACCACCGCTTACACCGCCATGAACACCACCCACAAGTACATGAGCGACGCCCGGGTGCGTCACGCGATCAACATCGCGTTCGACAAGAAAGGCTACAACGAGTCCCTGTACGGCAAAGGCAACGCAGTCGACGCCACCGGGCCTTACCCACCCACCTTGCTGGGCTTCAGCGACAAGCTGAAGAACCCGCCCCGCGACCTCGACAAGGCCCGCGCCCTGCTCAAGGAAGCCGGTGTACCGGAAGGCACCGAGATCACCCTGTTCACCCGCAATGGTGGCGGCCCGACCAACCCCAACCCGATGCTCGGCGCCCAGCGCATGCAGGCGGATTTGGCGCAAATCGGCCTGAAAGTGAACATCAAGGTCATGGAATGGGGCGAAATGCTCAAGCGCGCCAAGAATGGCGAACATGACATGGTCTCCGCCGGCTGGGCGGGGGATAACGGGGACCCGGATAACTTCCTCACCCCGAACTTGAGTTGCGATGCAGCGAAAAACGGCGAAAACTACGCCCGCTGGTGTAACAAAGAGTTTCAAGACTTGATCGACAAGGCACGCGCCATCGCTGAACCCGCACAGCGCGCTGCACTCTATGAACAAGCCATGGACGTTTTCGACAAGGACCAACCATGGATTCCCATGGCTTACCCGAAAATGTTTACCGCCATGCGTAAAAACGTCGAGGGTTATACCCAAAGCCCTCTGACTACAAATAACTTCGCCACCACCCAGGTGAAGTAG
- a CDS encoding peptide chain release factor 3 has protein sequence MTHQAAEVAKRRTFAIISHPDAGKTTITEKLLLMGKAIAVAGTVKSRKSDRHATSDWMEMEKQRGISITTSVMQFPYRDHMINLLDTPGHEDFSEDTYRTLTAVDSALMVLDGGKGVEPRTIALMDVCRLRDTPIVSFINKLDRDIRDPIELLDEIEAVLKIKAAPITWPIGCYRDFKGVYHLADDYIIVYTAGHGHERTDVKIIEKLDSDEARAHLGDEYDRFVDQLELVQGACHEFNQQEFLDGQLTPVFFGTALGNFGVDHVLDAVVNWAPKPLARVANERTVEPVEEKFAGFVFKIQANMDPKHRDRIAFMRICSGKYEKGMKMRHVRTGKDVRIGDALTFFSSEREQLEEAFAGDIIGLHNHGTIQIGDTFTEGEVLGFTGIPHFAPELFRRVRLRDPLKSKQLRQGLQQLAEEGATQVFFPERSNDIILGAVGVLQFDVVASRLKEEYKVECSYEPITVYSARWIDCSDKKKLEEFKIKAVENLAIDGGGHLTYLAPTRVNLALMEERWPDVKFRATREHH, from the coding sequence ATGACCCACCAGGCCGCCGAAGTCGCGAAACGCCGCACTTTCGCCATTATTTCCCACCCCGATGCCGGTAAAACCACCATCACCGAGAAGCTGTTGCTGATGGGCAAGGCGATCGCGGTGGCCGGCACGGTGAAATCCCGCAAATCCGACCGCCATGCCACCTCTGACTGGATGGAAATGGAAAAGCAGCGTGGTATCTCCATCACCACGTCGGTCATGCAGTTCCCGTATCGCGACCACATGATCAACCTGCTCGACACCCCGGGCCACGAAGACTTCTCCGAAGATACCTACCGCACCCTGACGGCGGTGGACTCGGCATTGATGGTCCTCGATGGCGGTAAAGGCGTTGAGCCACGGACCATCGCGCTGATGGACGTCTGCCGCCTGCGGGACACGCCGATTGTCAGCTTTATCAACAAACTCGACCGTGACATCCGCGACCCGATCGAACTGCTGGACGAAATCGAAGCCGTCCTGAAGATCAAGGCCGCGCCGATCACCTGGCCGATTGGTTGCTACCGCGACTTCAAGGGCGTGTACCACCTGGCTGACGACTACATCATCGTGTACACCGCCGGCCATGGCCATGAACGTACCGATGTGAAAATCATCGAGAAGCTCGACTCCGACGAAGCCCGCGCCCACCTGGGTGACGAGTACGACCGGTTTGTCGACCAGTTGGAACTGGTGCAGGGCGCCTGCCACGAGTTCAACCAGCAGGAGTTCCTCGACGGCCAGCTGACGCCGGTGTTCTTCGGTACCGCCCTGGGCAACTTCGGTGTCGATCACGTGCTGGACGCCGTGGTCAACTGGGCACCCAAGCCGCTGGCCCGTGTTGCCAACGAGCGTACCGTGGAGCCGGTGGAAGAGAAGTTTGCCGGCTTCGTGTTCAAGATCCAGGCGAACATGGACCCCAAGCACCGCGACCGTATCGCCTTCATGCGCATCTGCTCCGGCAAATACGAAAAAGGCATGAAGATGCGCCACGTGCGCACCGGCAAGGACGTGCGCATCGGCGACGCCCTGACCTTCTTCTCCTCCGAGCGTGAGCAACTGGAAGAGGCGTTTGCCGGCGACATCATCGGCTTGCACAACCACGGCACCATCCAGATCGGTGACACCTTCACTGAAGGCGAAGTACTGGGCTTCACCGGTATCCCGCACTTCGCCCCGGAACTGTTCCGCCGCGTACGCCTGCGTGACCCGCTGAAATCCAAGCAACTGCGCCAGGGTTTGCAGCAGTTGGCAGAAGAGGGCGCGACCCAGGTGTTCTTCCCGGAACGCAGCAACGACATCATCCTCGGCGCCGTCGGTGTGCTGCAGTTCGATGTGGTGGCCAGTCGCCTGAAAGAGGAATACAAGGTCGAATGCTCCTACGAGCCGATCACCGTGTACTCCGCGCGCTGGATCGATTGCAGCGATAAGAAGAAGCTCGAAGAGTTTAAGATCAAGGCCGTGGAAAACCTGGCGATCGACGGCGGTGGTCACTTGACCTACCTGGCCCCGACCCGGGTCAACCTGGCGCTGATGGAAGAGCGCTGGCCGGATGTGAAATTCCGCGCGACCCGCGAGCATCACTAA
- a CDS encoding peptide ABC transporter ATP-binding protein: MAVVLTARDLTRHYEVSRGLFKGHALVRALNGVSFELEAGKTLAVVGESGCGKSTLARALTLIEEPSSGSLKIAGQEVAGADKAQRKQLRKDVQMVFQSPYASLNPRQKVGDQLGEPLLINTNLSAAERREKVQAMMKQVGLRPEHYQRYPHMFSGGQRQRIALARAMMLQPKVLVADEPTSALDVSIQAQVLNLFMDLQQEFNTAYVFISHNLAVVQHVADDVMVMYLGRPVEVGPKEDIYARPLHPYTQALLSATPTIHPDPNKPKIKIVGELPNPLNPPSGCAFHKRCPYATQLCSTDEPVLRPLDNRQVACHYAEQFVV, translated from the coding sequence ATGGCCGTCGTACTTACCGCCCGCGACCTGACCCGTCACTACGAAGTGTCCCGTGGCCTGTTCAAGGGCCACGCGCTGGTGCGTGCGCTCAATGGTGTGTCGTTCGAACTGGAAGCCGGCAAGACCCTCGCGGTCGTGGGCGAATCCGGTTGCGGCAAATCCACCCTGGCCCGCGCCCTGACGCTGATTGAAGAACCGTCTTCCGGCTCGCTGAAAATCGCAGGGCAAGAAGTTGCCGGGGCCGACAAGGCCCAGCGCAAGCAATTGCGCAAAGACGTGCAGATGGTGTTCCAGAGCCCGTACGCCTCGTTGAACCCGCGCCAGAAGGTCGGTGACCAACTGGGCGAGCCGCTGCTGATCAACACCAACCTGTCCGCCGCCGAGCGTCGGGAAAAGGTCCAGGCGATGATGAAGCAAGTGGGCCTGCGCCCTGAGCATTATCAGCGCTACCCGCACATGTTCTCCGGTGGCCAGCGCCAGCGGATCGCACTGGCCCGGGCGATGATGCTGCAACCCAAGGTGCTTGTAGCGGACGAACCGACCTCGGCGCTGGACGTGTCGATCCAGGCCCAGGTGCTGAACCTGTTCATGGACCTGCAGCAGGAATTCAACACCGCCTACGTGTTCATCTCCCACAACCTGGCGGTGGTGCAACACGTCGCCGATGACGTGATGGTGATGTACCTCGGCCGCCCGGTGGAGGTCGGTCCGAAGGAAGACATCTACGCACGCCCGCTGCACCCGTACACCCAGGCGCTGCTGTCGGCGACCCCGACCATTCATCCGGACCCGAACAAACCGAAGATCAAAATCGTCGGCGAGTTGCCCAACCCGTTGAACCCGCCATCTGGCTGCGCGTTCCACAAGCGCTGCCCGTACGCGACCCAGCTGTGCAGCACCGATGAACCGGTGCTGCGACCACTCGACAACCGCCAGGTGGCTTGCCACTACGCGGAGCAATTTGTGGTCTGA
- a CDS encoding ABC transporter permease subunit, which translates to MTTPTPAVAVDQSLLYPSPYKEFWQAFSKNKGAVAGLLFMLLVVFCAIFAPWVAPHNPSEQYRDFLLTPPAWLEGGQIQFLLGTDELGRDLLSRLIQGSRLSLLIGLSSVVMSLIPGILLGLFAGFFPRLLGPTIMRLMDIMLALPSLLLAVAIVAILGPGLINTVIAIAIVSLPSYVRLTRAAVMGELNRDYVTAARLAGAGLPRLMFVTVLPNCMAPLIVQATLSFSSAILDAAALGFLGLGVQPPTPEWGTMLASARDYIERAWWVVSLPGLTILLSVLAINLMGDGLRDALDPKLKNAA; encoded by the coding sequence ATGACCACACCTACTCCCGCGGTAGCAGTCGATCAAAGCCTGCTGTACCCGTCCCCGTACAAAGAATTCTGGCAAGCCTTTTCCAAGAACAAGGGCGCCGTTGCCGGCCTGCTGTTCATGTTGCTGGTGGTGTTTTGCGCCATCTTCGCCCCCTGGGTGGCTCCGCATAACCCAAGCGAGCAATACCGTGACTTCCTGCTGACCCCTCCGGCCTGGCTGGAAGGCGGGCAGATCCAGTTCCTGTTGGGTACCGATGAGCTGGGCCGTGACCTGCTGTCGCGCCTGATCCAGGGCTCGCGCCTGTCCTTGCTGATCGGTTTGTCGTCGGTGGTGATGTCGTTGATCCCGGGGATCCTGCTGGGTCTGTTCGCCGGTTTCTTCCCGCGCCTGCTCGGCCCAACCATCATGCGTCTGATGGACATCATGCTGGCCCTGCCGTCGCTGCTGCTGGCTGTGGCCATTGTCGCAATCCTCGGCCCTGGCCTGATCAACACCGTGATCGCGATTGCGATCGTGTCGCTGCCGTCCTATGTCCGTCTGACCCGCGCGGCGGTGATGGGCGAACTGAACCGTGACTACGTGACCGCCGCCCGCCTCGCCGGCGCCGGCCTGCCGCGCCTGATGTTCGTCACCGTGCTGCCAAACTGCATGGCACCGCTGATCGTTCAGGCCACCTTGAGTTTCTCCTCGGCGATTCTCGATGCCGCAGCCCTGGGCTTCCTGGGCCTTGGCGTACAACCGCCAACCCCTGAGTGGGGCACCATGCTGGCCTCGGCCCGCGACTACATCGAACGCGCCTGGTGGGTCGTGAGTCTGCCTGGCTTGACCATTTTGCTCAGCGTGCTGGCAATCAACCTGATGGGCGACGGCCTGCGCGATGCGCTGGACCCGAAACTCAAGAACGCCGCCTGA
- a CDS encoding ABC transporter ATP-binding protein: MSLLEIKNLNVRFGDKTAVPVVDGLDISVDKGEVLAIVGESGSGKSVTMMALMGLIEHPGIVTADALNFDGKDMLKLSNRQRRQIVGKDLAMVFQDPMTALNPSYTVGFQIEEVLRLHLKMSGKQARKRAIELLEKVEIPGAASRMDAYPHQLSGGMSQRVAIAMAIAGEPKLLIADEPTTALDVTIQAQIMDLLLALQKEQNMGLVLITHDLAVVAETAQRVCVMYAGQAVEVGQVPQLFDIPAHPYSEALLKAIPEHSLGATRLATLPGIVPGRYDRPQGCLLSPRCPYVQESCRAQRPGLDPKSNSLARCFYPLNQEVA, from the coding sequence ATGTCACTGCTAGAAATCAAGAATCTCAATGTCCGCTTCGGCGACAAGACTGCCGTGCCGGTGGTCGATGGCCTCGACATCTCCGTCGACAAAGGCGAAGTACTGGCGATCGTGGGCGAGTCGGGTTCGGGTAAATCCGTGACCATGATGGCGCTGATGGGCCTGATCGAGCACCCCGGCATCGTCACCGCCGACGCCCTGAACTTCGATGGCAAGGACATGCTCAAGCTGAGCAACCGTCAGCGTCGGCAGATCGTCGGCAAAGACCTGGCGATGGTGTTCCAGGACCCGATGACTGCACTGAACCCCAGCTACACCGTGGGTTTCCAGATCGAAGAAGTGCTGCGCCTGCACCTGAAAATGTCCGGCAAGCAAGCGCGCAAGCGTGCCATCGAACTGCTCGAAAAGGTGGAAATCCCGGGGGCAGCCAGCCGTATGGATGCCTACCCGCACCAACTGTCCGGTGGTATGAGCCAGCGTGTGGCCATCGCCATGGCAATCGCCGGCGAGCCGAAACTGCTGATCGCCGATGAACCCACCACCGCACTCGACGTGACCATCCAGGCCCAGATCATGGACCTGCTGCTGGCCTTGCAGAAAGAGCAGAACATGGGCCTGGTGCTGATCACCCACGACCTCGCGGTGGTGGCTGAAACCGCCCAGCGCGTGTGCGTGATGTACGCCGGCCAGGCCGTGGAAGTCGGCCAGGTGCCACAGTTGTTCGACATCCCGGCGCACCCGTACAGCGAAGCGCTGCTCAAGGCGATTCCCGAGCACAGCCTGGGCGCCACGCGCCTGGCCACGCTGCCGGGTATTGTTCCCGGCCGTTATGACCGCCCGCAAGGTTGCCTGCTGTCGCCACGCTGCCCGTATGTGCAGGAGTCCTGCCGCGCCCAGCGTCCTGGCCTTGACCCGAAAAGCAACAGCCTCGCCCGCTGCTTCTACCCGCTGAATCAGGAGGTGGCGTAA
- a CDS encoding glycine betaine ABC transporter substrate-binding protein — protein MKKLTLILSCVLLFAGFAQAAEKPVIRIGARVFTEQTLLAEITSQYLRTKGYDTRVTGGLGSNLARSAQESGQLDLIWEYTGVSLVAYNHVDEKLDSEQSYARVKELDAKKGLVWLSPSKFSNTYALALPENVAKEFPQINSISDLTSALAEKTKGTRLVALDTEFANRSDGMAGMVKLYDMNLTRKNTRQMDAGLVYTALRNGQVFAGLVYTTDGRLNAFKLKLLDDDKHYFPDYTAAPVVRQVYLDAHPQLAADLKPLAALFDDETMRQLNARVDVDHESPSAVAADFLRQHPIN, from the coding sequence ATGAAAAAACTGACATTGATATTGAGCTGCGTCCTGCTGTTCGCAGGGTTTGCGCAAGCCGCTGAAAAACCGGTCATTCGCATCGGCGCCCGGGTGTTCACCGAACAGACCCTGCTCGCCGAAATCACCTCCCAGTACCTGCGCACCAAGGGTTACGACACCCGTGTGACCGGCGGCCTGGGCAGCAACCTGGCGCGCAGTGCCCAGGAAAGCGGGCAACTGGACCTGATCTGGGAATACACCGGCGTGTCGCTGGTGGCCTACAACCACGTCGACGAGAAGCTCGACAGCGAACAGTCCTACGCCCGAGTGAAAGAACTCGACGCGAAAAAAGGCCTGGTCTGGCTCTCCCCGTCGAAATTCAGCAACACCTACGCCCTGGCGCTCCCAGAGAACGTGGCCAAGGAATTCCCGCAGATCAACAGCATCAGCGACCTGACCAGCGCCCTGGCCGAGAAAACCAAGGGCACACGCCTGGTAGCCCTGGACACTGAGTTCGCCAACCGTTCCGACGGCATGGCCGGCATGGTCAAGCTGTACGACATGAACCTGACCCGCAAGAACACCCGGCAGATGGACGCCGGCCTGGTGTACACCGCGCTGCGTAATGGCCAGGTGTTTGCCGGTTTGGTCTACACCACCGACGGTCGCCTGAACGCCTTCAAATTGAAGCTGCTGGATGACGACAAGCATTACTTCCCGGACTACACCGCAGCCCCCGTGGTGCGTCAGGTTTACCTCGACGCTCACCCGCAACTGGCCGCCGACCTCAAGCCACTGGCTGCGCTGTTCGACGACGAAACCATGCGCCAGCTGAATGCGCGGGTCGACGTCGACCATGAAAGCCCGTCCGCTGTGGCCGCAGATTTCCTGCGCCAGCATCCGATCAACTAA
- a CDS encoding ABC transporter permease subunit gives MFSFIARRLGLLIPTFFGITLLTFALIRMIPGDPVEVMMGERRVDPEMHAQAMERLGLNKPLYAQYLDYVGKLAHGDLGESLRTRTSVWTEFTALFPATLELSMAALLFAGILGLLAGVIAALKRGSLFDHGVMGISLAGYSMPIFWWGLILIMFFSVSLGWTPVSGRIDLLYDIEPRTGFMLIDTLLADEPDAFWDALHHLILPAIVLGTIPLAVIARMTRSSMLEVLREDYIRTAKAKGLSPARVVFVHGLRNALIPVLTVVGLQVGTLLAGAVLTETIFSWPGIGKWLIEAIGARDYPVVQNGILLIACLVILVNFVVDILYGFANPRIRHQR, from the coding sequence ATGTTTAGTTTTATTGCCCGCCGATTGGGGTTACTGATCCCCACGTTTTTCGGCATCACCTTGCTGACGTTCGCGTTGATTCGCATGATCCCTGGCGACCCCGTCGAAGTCATGATGGGCGAACGACGAGTCGACCCCGAGATGCACGCTCAGGCAATGGAACGCCTTGGTCTGAATAAACCGCTTTATGCGCAATACCTGGATTATGTCGGCAAGCTCGCCCACGGCGACCTCGGCGAATCCCTGCGCACCCGTACCAGCGTGTGGACTGAATTCACCGCCCTTTTCCCGGCGACCCTGGAACTGTCCATGGCCGCCCTGTTGTTCGCCGGCATCCTGGGGCTGTTAGCCGGGGTGATCGCGGCCTTGAAGCGAGGATCCCTGTTCGACCATGGGGTGATGGGCATCTCCCTGGCGGGATATTCGATGCCGATCTTCTGGTGGGGCCTGATCCTGATCATGTTCTTCTCCGTCAGCCTGGGCTGGACGCCCGTGTCCGGGCGGATCGACCTGCTCTACGACATCGAGCCGCGCACCGGCTTCATGCTGATCGACACCCTGCTGGCTGACGAGCCGGACGCGTTCTGGGATGCCTTGCACCACCTGATCCTGCCGGCCATCGTGCTCGGCACCATCCCGCTGGCCGTGATCGCGCGGATGACCCGTTCGTCGATGCTCGAAGTGCTGCGCGAAGACTACATCCGTACCGCCAAGGCCAAAGGCCTGTCGCCGGCGCGCGTGGTGTTCGTCCACGGCCTGCGTAACGCCTTGATCCCGGTACTCACCGTGGTCGGCTTGCAAGTCGGCACGCTGCTGGCCGGTGCGGTCCTGACCGAAACCATCTTCTCGTGGCCCGGCATCGGCAAATGGCTGATCGAAGCCATTGGCGCACGGGATTATCCCGTGGTGCAAAACGGCATCCTGTTAATCGCCTGCCTGGTGATTCTGGTGAACTTCGTGGTGGACATCCTCTACGGCTTCGCCAACCCACGCATCCGTCACCAGCGCTGA
- a CDS encoding ABC transporter permease, whose protein sequence is MCSPTKEKRSPPVAIRYGKGLIGGAVVVALLALLVHWIGINTIELYRDDLLFYLQAHLILVLVSMLAALIVGIPAGILLSRPTMVGRAERFMQIFNIGNTVPPLAVLAIALGVLGIGSGPAIFALFLASLLPIVRNTYEGLKNVQGSLKEAAVGIGMTPRQVLFRVELPNAVPIIIGGVRVALAINVGTAPLAFLIGANSLGSLIFPGIALNNQPQLLLGAACTALLALLLDGLVTMASRLWLERGLRPS, encoded by the coding sequence ATGTGTTCGCCGACAAAAGAAAAAAGGAGTCCGCCTGTGGCTATTCGCTATGGCAAAGGGCTGATAGGAGGAGCGGTTGTCGTCGCTCTCCTGGCCCTGCTGGTCCACTGGATCGGCATCAACACGATCGAACTGTACCGCGACGATTTGTTGTTTTACCTGCAAGCTCACTTGATCCTCGTCCTTGTTTCGATGCTGGCCGCCCTGATCGTAGGGATTCCCGCCGGTATTCTGCTCAGCCGACCGACTATGGTCGGGCGCGCAGAACGCTTCATGCAGATCTTCAACATCGGCAATACCGTCCCTCCCCTGGCCGTACTGGCCATCGCCCTCGGTGTCCTTGGCATCGGCAGCGGCCCCGCGATCTTCGCGCTGTTCCTCGCCTCGTTGCTGCCCATCGTGCGCAACACCTATGAAGGCCTGAAAAACGTTCAAGGTTCCCTCAAGGAAGCCGCCGTCGGCATCGGCATGACGCCGCGCCAGGTGCTGTTTCGCGTCGAGCTGCCCAACGCCGTGCCGATCATCATCGGCGGTGTGCGCGTGGCCCTGGCGATCAACGTCGGTACCGCGCCCCTGGCGTTCCTGATTGGCGCCAACAGCCTGGGCAGCCTGATCTTCCCCGGCATCGCCCTGAACAATCAGCCGCAACTGTTGCTCGGCGCCGCGTGCACCGCGCTGCTGGCCTTGCTGCTCGACGGTCTGGTGACCATGGCCAGCCGCCTTTGGCTGGAACGCGGGTTGCGTCCGTCTTAA
- a CDS encoding ABC transporter permease, whose product MEFLNAFSHLDWALVLQLTWQHITLVGIAVILAIVVGVPLGVLMTRFPTLAGPLQASATVLLTVPSIALFGLLLPFYSKFGQGLGPMPAITAVFLYSLLPIMRNTYLALTGVEPGIREAAKGIGMTFGQRLRMVELPIAVPVILAGVRTAVVMNIGVMTIAATIGAGGLGVLILASISRSDMSMLIVGAVLVSLLAIFADLLLQWLQRTLTPKGLLK is encoded by the coding sequence ATGGAATTCCTGAACGCCTTTTCCCATCTTGATTGGGCACTCGTCCTGCAACTGACCTGGCAGCACATCACCCTGGTCGGCATCGCAGTCATCCTGGCCATCGTCGTGGGCGTGCCCCTGGGCGTGCTGATGACCCGCTTCCCGACCCTCGCCGGCCCGTTGCAAGCCAGCGCCACGGTGCTGCTGACCGTGCCGTCGATTGCCTTGTTCGGCCTGCTGCTGCCGTTCTACTCCAAGTTCGGCCAGGGCCTGGGGCCGATGCCGGCGATCACCGCCGTGTTCCTCTACTCCCTGCTGCCCATCATGCGTAACACCTACCTCGCCCTCACCGGCGTGGAACCGGGCATCCGCGAAGCCGCCAAAGGCATCGGCATGACCTTCGGCCAGCGCCTGCGCATGGTCGAACTGCCGATTGCCGTGCCGGTGATCCTCGCCGGTGTGCGCACCGCCGTCGTCATGAACATTGGTGTGATGACCATCGCCGCCACCATCGGCGCCGGTGGCCTGGGTGTACTTATTCTGGCTTCCATCAGCCGCAGCGACATGTCGATGCTGATCGTTGGCGCCGTACTGGTCAGTCTCCTGGCCATCTTCGCCGACCTGCTTCTGCAATGGCTGCAACGCACGCTGACTCCAAAAGGACTGCTCAAATGA